In the Sus scrofa isolate TJ Tabasco breed Duroc chromosome 7, Sscrofa11.1, whole genome shotgun sequence genome, one interval contains:
- the LOC110261745 gene encoding uncharacterized protein LOC110261745: MGLPGAAPGTPRPGEMSLVPAWTSRVPPRAEPRLGNKGAKRVSQQQCRRPYQGPGSRSQPAAGHPSSRHQGRSDRPGSPRLPFPQALTRACPPKPLRSSSKQAAGRARPGRGPRVPRKPQAAQVEPGKRHRKSRSSSLPFLRGDLVTGKREVPQTSGSQRTSRPRHAAPPALQLRGPRGAAGGGGGGGRVHRDPGGGREEGRGRAGRGSCGGQPCGAEAEQMGSTDCDLAGRHVGRCRCRSASGARGASPGCQAAGRVAASLWSLSHSGPRSPSALSAVALLSYALHLHYAINRSALPPPRTRGCTYAQRVLHGVYTLGALLLTALRLHVKPAAQAVFAWRPTRATVPGQELVTPPRAPKSVAGGEAPPFGPRRQTARSSLERKSFTTPGK; the protein is encoded by the exons ATGGGTCTCCCGGGAGCGGCGCCCGGAACTCCGAGGCCCGGGGAGATGTCCCTG GTTCCGGCTTGGACAAGCCGGGTCCCGCCCCGGGCAGAGCCAAGGCTGGGAAACAAAGGGGCTAAGAGGGTAAGTCAACAGCAGTGCCGCCGACCTTACCAGGGGCCGGGGTCTCGCTCCCAGCCCGCCGCCGGGCATCCCTCATCCCGGCACCAGGGCCGTTCCGACCGCCCAGGGAGTCCCCGCCTCCCCTTCCCTCAAGCTCTTACCCGGGCCTGTCCTCCCAAACCACTCCGGTCCAGCTCCAAGCAGGCCGCGGGCAGAGCCAGGCCCGGCCGCGGCCCTAGAGTTCCCAGGAAGCCGCAGGCCGCGCAGGTCGAGCCGGGCAAGCGGCACAGGAAAAGCCGCTCCtcgtccctccccttcctccgcGGGGACCTGGTGACGGGGAAGCGAGAGGTTCCCCAGACCAGCGGCAGCCAGCGCACGTCCCGTCCCCGGCACGCGGCTCCTCCGGCCTTACAGCTCAGAGGCCCGCGCGGTGctgccggcggcggcggcgggggaggCCGCGTCCATCGCGATccgggagggggaagggaggagggtcGGGGGAGAGCCGGGCGGGGAAGCTGCGGAGGGCAGCCGTGCGGCGCGGAGGCGGAGCAAATGGGCTCTACTGACTGCGACCTCGCCGGCCGCCACGTGGGGCGCTGCAGGTGCCGGTCGGCCAGTGGCGCAAGGGGCGCCAGCCCTGGGTGCCAGGCGGCGGGACGCGTCGCCGCCTCTCTCTGGTCTCTCTCGCACTCCGGGCCTCGGTCTCCCTCGGCCTTGTCAGCTGTCGCTTTACTATCGTACGCCCTGCACCTTCACTATGCTATCAATCGGAGCGCGCTCCCACCACCCCGCACGCGCGGCTGCACGTACGCTCAGCGTGTTTTGCACGGTGTGTACACACTTGGCGCGCTCCTGCTGACGGCACTCAGGCTGCACGTCAAACCTGCGGCCCAGGCTGTCTTTGCCTGGCGTCCTACCAGGGCGACCGTACCCGGCCAAGAACTGGTCACCCCTCCTCGAGCACCGAAAAGTGTCGCGGGAGGAGAAGCGCCTCCCTTCGGTCCTAGGAGGCAAACCGCCCGCAGTTCGTTGGAAAGAAAATCTTTCACAACTCCGGGGAAGTAA